CTTTGCATCCAAAAACTATTTAAAGTGGGCCATTACGTTGGATAGCTGACTTACCCAGATGTCGGCAAACGCATCATATTCAGCCGTACCTTTAAGTACAGTCTCACAGGAGAATCCCACCTTGGTCAACTGGGATTTCCAGGAATCTTCCTCATCGCCTGCCATATCATTTTTGGCGTGGTCGCCGGCAACGGACATAAAAGGCATCAACCAGACTTTGCCACTCTTTTTTGTTTTAAGCCAGGCAATAACATCCCCCAGTTCAGGATACCCTTCCACGGTGCCCATGATGATGTTGGGATCTTTTTGCTGAAGCTGCCAGTTCATGGCTGCGTAGTAAACATTGCCCGGATGGTGGGTGCCATGCCCCATGAGCACAACCGCTTCGTTTGCCTTGCGCGCCTTGGGCAGTGTGGCAATAACAGCATCAACCGCCTTGGCAACCGTGTCCTGGGTACCCAGCATGGGGAATCCTAAAATAAGCTTGTCAAAACCGTTGGGCATCGTCTTAAAACCATTCACGGTCATGGTCAGATCATGGTACTCTTCTCCCGGAATGGTGTGAAGGGACTGAACCGCCACATGGGTATATCCGTCATCCATCATCGTGGCCAAAGCCTGGGCCGGAGAAAGAATCATTTCTCCCTGCTTGGCCAGTTTATGCCGGATGATATGGGAGGTATAGGCCCAGAACACATCAACGCCTGGAAACGCCTTTTTCACTTTTTGCTCAATGTTTTGAAAAGAGACTTTTGCAGAGGCTTCACTGGTACCAAACGCCACCAGCAGAATACCTTTTTTCATCTCTCTTGCTTCTTTGTGGGCATATGCATTTGCCCCAAACAACACCATGGCCAAAACAACTACTGCGGAAATCATTCTTTTCATACAACGTCCTCCTCATTATCCTGGATGTTAATATTAAAGCGCGGCAAGACATCCAGCTCCTGCTCTGCGCATAGAGAAGCGATCCCGCATATCGACCGGTCCTAAAACCCAAACAGCCCTCCAAGCCTTTATGACTTGAAGGGCTGCACCCAGTTTCTTGGCCCTGTAATATTTATGTCTGCGCCGGCAATTCCCTTTGCACAACACACATCATCAGTTCAGGCAGGTCTTCTGGCTCCCGGATCATCCAAACACCTGCGCCTTCCCATACGCCTTAAAGACGCACAGTGACACTATGCAGGTTTTGTCCCCGGTTACAGCGGCGGGACCGCTCCCGATTCCAACGGGATTCCCTGTTAGGCCCAAACGGGCACCTTAAAACAAGGGCATGATTGCGCAATAAGATGTCCCTGTCAAGCGCGCTTTAGATAGCAACCTGCCAGGAAACGACCGAGAAGATAGGCAGCACTGAATAATACACCTGGCAATGAGACTGTTTTGATGAATTTTTTGGGCCCAAAAAGATCTGCAATTTGACAGGCTGGCCGATATAGCGTATTCATGAAGGATCATAGAATTTAACCTGTTTTCTTAAAGACTCTTGGGTGGACTCATGCTTACCACGGGTTAGCCTATTGCGAAAAAAGGTATATTATGTCAAAGTCAAAAATCGTATTTATTCTTGTTTTCCTCTTGACCTGTTACCCCTTTGCAGCCATTGCCGACAGCATGCACTTCAGCACGACCCCGGTTCATTCTCCTTCAAATTCCGGAAAATGGAATATCGGGTACGTACAAGGTGGAGAATATGGCGACTACTGCGATACTTTGCTTGCAACCCTGGACGGATTGATTAAACTGGGCTGGATAGACCCTATAGACACCAGTCAGTTCATAGGACTGGATGCCGGGGACGTATGGAAAATTCTGGCCCAAAAAGCCAATAGTTCTTTTCTGCGTTTTGTTGGAGACGGATTTTATTCTGCGGACTGGAAATCAGAAAACAGAAAAGAAATCAAACAACAACTGGAACAGAGAATTCAAGCCGGGAATTCACTTGATCTCCTCATCGCAATGGGCACCTGGGCGGGACAGGACTTATCCAAATCAAAACTGGATATCCCTGTCATTGTCATGTGTACCAGCAACCCTGTGGCGGCAGGAATCATAAAAAGTCCCAAAGCCTCAGGCAAAAAAAATCTTCACGCCCAGTTTGATCCCACTTTTCATGAGAGACAGATAAAATACTTCCACCTGACCGTACCGTTTAAAAAATTGGGCATCATATTTGAGGACACTGACGTCGGTAAAAGTTATGCAGGGTTTTCTTCTGTTGAAAAAGCGGCCAAAGAAAACGGATTTGATCTGGTTGTCTGCCATGCCCAAAGCGATATTCCGGACACAACTCAATGCGAAAAAGAGTATCTGGACTGCGTGGATAACCTTGCGACAAAAATCGATGCGCTTTATGTAACGGCCCACGGCGGTGTAAACGCCCACACGATTCCACTCATTGTTGAAAAAACCATCCGGTATAGCATCCCGACGTTTTCCCAGTATGGCTCAAAAGATGTTGAAAAAGGGCTTTTGATCAGTCTATCCCGGACCAGTTACAAAAAAGTCGGGATGTTTGAAGCGGCTATTATTGCAAATGTCCTGAACGGGGCCAATCCCGGCGACTTGGTACAGGTTTTTGAAGAGCCCCTCCAGATCACGTTAAACATTGATACCGCGCAACATATCGGCTATCTGCCCACTGCCGATGTCATTGCAGCGGCAGACAAAATTTTTCATTCCCGGTAACCTGCGTGCCGGGAACCAAATTCTCCAAGCACCGAGGGATTGTTCATCTATAGGCATTCAAGGAATCTGACGGGGTGCCTCCTTATTAAAAAAACTTTTAATTTTTGCAAAAAGCATTTTGATACCCCGCCATATTTTAGGCAGCAGCCACACAATCAGGCAAATAAAGCCGGTCAGAAACGCCAAAAATAAAACAGGGTTATGAAGTGCTACCAGAATGCCTCCGATGACGGCCACATCTTCAAGCACAGAAGCGATCCAGTTGGAGAAAGGTTCAGGGGAGGTGTTGATCAACAGCCTGGAGCCCGATTTTGTCAGATGACTGCCCGCGGTAAGGCCTCCGCCCAGAATACCGGCGGCAAGGGCCAAAGAAGGATTGACATCGCCCACGGCACCTGCGGCAAGCATTACGCCGGCAGGAATCCGGATAAAGGTATGGATGGCATCCCATCCCGTATCCACCCCAGGGGTTTTATCCGCAAAAAACTCAACACAATACATGAAACCGGACGCCCACAGCACCACAGGATCTGACAATATTTCAAGATTCTGGGGCAGCACCAGATTGCCGGTGGCGCCCAAAATGCCCAAGACAAATACCGTGGCATACAGATTAATTCCGCTGGCCCATGCCGCGCCCATGCTCAAGGCGATGGCTTTAATAATCTGATCAAAGGATTCCATGGTCAAAGCTCCTTTCACCGGTTACAGTTCATCCAGCCCTTTTTTCTTAAAATCAAGTATCCTGGAAAACGATCGTTTCAAACACTATCATATCATCCCGGTCAAAACCATACGACGCCTTATTTTGAATTGAAACGCCGCTCTGTTTATTTCTCCGGGATAATGGTAAATGTTGGAGGAAACAATAACATTGACACTTAAAGGAGAATGCAGGGAATGGCAGAGCACACAGTAACATATGGATGGGATGCATCAATGGAGATATCCCTCTATGATAAAATCCGGCAGGATATGAAAACATCCATGCTTAAAAAAGATACGGCCGTAAGGGATACCATGCGCCTGATTATGGGGGCATTCCCCGAAATCACGGTTCCCATCACCCTTGAAAGCGGAAAAAAATCCACCCGGGCAAAAACGCCAGAGGAGATCACGGATGAGGATATTCATAATATCATCCGAAAGTTCGTGAAATCTGAAAAAACTGTGCTGGAACTTAAAAAAGAGACCTCTTCTGATTATCTGAAACTTCTGGAGTCTTATCTGCCTAAAATGGCAACCACAGAAGAAATTGAAGCCTGGATAAAAGCCAATATAGATTTTTCTGCCATGAAAAGCCCCATGCAGGCCATGGGAATGGTTATGAAACATTTTGGAAAACTTGCCGACGGCAACCAGGTCAAAGGTATTCTACAGGGGATGAGTGCTGAAAAATAATCGCTCATGGGGCATTCAACTTTAGATTATTACAATCAAAATGCCTTGAAAGTGGCTCTGCGGTATGAATTTGCTGATGTCACACAGCTTCATAATTTTCTTTTGTCCGGCCTGAAACCAGGCGGCAGACTTCTGGAGCTTGGGTGCGGCTCCGGCAGGGATGCCGCCTTTATGATCAGACAGGGATTCAAGGTTCTGGCTACAGACGGCTGTGCCTCTATGGTTGAGCAGGTAAAGAGACAGCACCCCGAACTTACGGAGCATGTAGAGCACCTGCAACTTCCGGACGGGCTTTCAAATGAATTAGGAACCTATGACGGAATATACGCTGTTGCCGTTTTGATGCATCTTTGCGTACCGAATATTGAGAAGACACTTCTGGGCGTAACTTCTCTTCTGGCACCACAGGGCCGGTTTGTATTTTCAGTGCCGGCCCGGCGGGATGATGACATGACAAAGGAGTTTGATTCCAAAGGCCGCCGATTCACGGCATTATCACCGGATGGATGGATAAATTTATGCCTGAAATGCAACCTGCAGATTATTCGAACCATGATGTCCGATGATGGCCTGGGAAGAGACGGAATTGTCTGGATGAACTATTTGACCAAAAAGCTTTAAAGAAAAATCTTGAAGATATTACTGATCTTCGTTATCCACAGCAAGCCCCTCATCCTTAGCCCGCTGGGAGATATCCTTAAGCTTGGCCTGCTCCTTAAGCACCTTCTT
Above is a window of uncultured Desulfobacter sp. DNA encoding:
- a CDS encoding sirohydrochlorin cobaltochelatase; the encoded protein is MKRMISAVVVLAMVLFGANAYAHKEAREMKKGILLVAFGTSEASAKVSFQNIEQKVKKAFPGVDVFWAYTSHIIRHKLAKQGEMILSPAQALATMMDDGYTHVAVQSLHTIPGEEYHDLTMTVNGFKTMPNGFDKLILGFPMLGTQDTVAKAVDAVIATLPKARKANEAVVLMGHGTHHPGNVYYAAMNWQLQQKDPNIIMGTVEGYPELGDVIAWLKTKKSGKVWLMPFMSVAGDHAKNDMAGDEEDSWKSQLTKVGFSCETVLKGTAEYDAFADIWVSQLSNVMAHFK
- a CDS encoding ABC transporter substrate binding protein, which produces MSKSKIVFILVFLLTCYPFAAIADSMHFSTTPVHSPSNSGKWNIGYVQGGEYGDYCDTLLATLDGLIKLGWIDPIDTSQFIGLDAGDVWKILAQKANSSFLRFVGDGFYSADWKSENRKEIKQQLEQRIQAGNSLDLLIAMGTWAGQDLSKSKLDIPVIVMCTSNPVAAGIIKSPKASGKKNLHAQFDPTFHERQIKYFHLTVPFKKLGIIFEDTDVGKSYAGFSSVEKAAKENGFDLVVCHAQSDIPDTTQCEKEYLDCVDNLATKIDALYVTAHGGVNAHTIPLIVEKTIRYSIPTFSQYGSKDVEKGLLISLSRTSYKKVGMFEAAIIANVLNGANPGDLVQVFEEPLQITLNIDTAQHIGYLPTADVIAAADKIFHSR
- a CDS encoding DUF4126 domain-containing protein, with the protein product MESFDQIIKAIALSMGAAWASGINLYATVFVLGILGATGNLVLPQNLEILSDPVVLWASGFMYCVEFFADKTPGVDTGWDAIHTFIRIPAGVMLAAGAVGDVNPSLALAAGILGGGLTAGSHLTKSGSRLLINTSPEPFSNWIASVLEDVAVIGGILVALHNPVLFLAFLTGFICLIVWLLPKIWRGIKMLFAKIKSFFNKEAPRQIP
- a CDS encoding class I SAM-dependent methyltransferase is translated as MGHSTLDYYNQNALKVALRYEFADVTQLHNFLLSGLKPGGRLLELGCGSGRDAAFMIRQGFKVLATDGCASMVEQVKRQHPELTEHVEHLQLPDGLSNELGTYDGIYAVAVLMHLCVPNIEKTLLGVTSLLAPQGRFVFSVPARRDDDMTKEFDSKGRRFTALSPDGWINLCLKCNLQIIRTMMSDDGLGRDGIVWMNYLTKKL
- a CDS encoding GatB/YqeY domain-containing protein; the protein is MAEHTVTYGWDASMEISLYDKIRQDMKTSMLKKDTAVRDTMRLIMGAFPEITVPITLESGKKSTRAKTPEEITDEDIHNIIRKFVKSEKTVLELKKETSSDYLKLLESYLPKMATTEEIEAWIKANIDFSAMKSPMQAMGMVMKHFGKLADGNQVKGILQGMSAEK